From a region of the Hymenobacter jejuensis genome:
- a CDS encoding glycoside hydrolase family 97 protein: MKQLLIAALLLASLQAVGQHAPLTAQLDQVGLTFALNPNGQPTYTLRYGAKVVVKPSRLGVALADGQGFEGPLEVVGSETKDVDETWQPVWGEVKTIRNHYRQLTVHLRQPAAPRRLLDVVFRVFADGLGFRYEWPRQANLQYFTVTAEHTEFNLPANHKAFWIPGDYDSNEYAYTTSRLSEINTTPIEVIQLKAAPYRVQTPLMLKSDDGLYVNIHEAALVNYPAMMLTVDPKTFGLTSDLVPAVTGAMAYLQAPEHTPWRTIVVSDKAPEVLASKLILNLNEPSQIQDPSWIKPQKFVGVWWEMQVGRASWNYSDSSNIKLAGTDWSRLKPNGRHGATTANVKRYIDFAAQHHIQGVLVEGWNVGWEDWVGNWKEEVFDFVTPYPDFNVDELQHYAASKGVKIIMHHETSGSATNYERRQDAAYRFMDEHGYDAVKTGYVGRIIPRGEHHDGQWMVNHYVHTAQKTAASHIMVDMHEPVRSTGLHRTYPNWLASEAARGNEFNAFSDGNAPEHETILPFTRLMGGPMDYTPGIFKLQGYAASAPKRQVHTTLAKQLALYVTMYSPLQMAADLPENYNQHLDAFQFIEDVPVDWDDTRILAAEPGDYIVTARKAKGKEEWYLGAITDEQARQQTVKLNFLTPGTKYVATIYADAKDADWQKNPAAYQIRQQSVNSRTALKLQLAPGGGAAISFKPVAK, from the coding sequence ATGAAGCAGTTGCTCATAGCCGCCTTGCTGCTGGCCAGCTTACAAGCCGTAGGCCAGCACGCCCCACTGACGGCCCAGCTAGACCAAGTCGGCTTAACCTTTGCCCTGAACCCCAACGGGCAGCCCACTTATACCTTGCGCTACGGCGCGAAGGTAGTTGTCAAGCCCTCCCGCCTGGGTGTTGCGCTGGCGGATGGCCAAGGCTTTGAGGGCCCGCTGGAAGTGGTAGGCAGCGAAACCAAGGACGTAGACGAAACGTGGCAGCCGGTGTGGGGCGAAGTCAAAACCATTCGCAACCACTATCGGCAGCTCACGGTGCACCTGCGTCAGCCGGCCGCGCCGCGCCGCCTACTCGACGTGGTGTTCCGCGTGTTCGCCGACGGGCTAGGATTTCGCTATGAGTGGCCGCGGCAGGCCAACCTGCAGTACTTCACCGTGACGGCCGAGCATACGGAATTTAACCTGCCCGCCAACCACAAAGCGTTTTGGATTCCGGGCGACTACGATTCCAATGAGTATGCTTATACCACCTCTCGCCTGAGCGAGATCAACACCACGCCCATTGAGGTCATTCAGCTGAAAGCAGCGCCTTACCGCGTGCAAACGCCCCTGATGCTCAAGTCGGATGACGGGCTGTACGTGAACATTCACGAAGCGGCGCTGGTGAATTATCCGGCCATGATGCTCACCGTAGACCCCAAAACCTTTGGCCTAACCAGCGACTTGGTGCCTGCCGTCACGGGGGCCATGGCTTATTTGCAGGCACCCGAGCACACGCCCTGGCGCACCATCGTGGTCAGCGATAAGGCGCCGGAGGTGTTGGCCTCGAAGCTGATCTTGAACCTGAACGAGCCGAGCCAGATTCAGGACCCAAGCTGGATCAAGCCGCAGAAGTTTGTGGGCGTGTGGTGGGAAATGCAGGTGGGACGCGCTTCCTGGAACTACTCGGACTCCAGCAACATCAAGCTGGCCGGCACCGACTGGAGCCGCCTGAAGCCCAACGGCCGCCACGGCGCCACTACGGCCAATGTGAAGCGCTACATCGACTTTGCCGCCCAGCACCACATCCAAGGCGTGTTAGTTGAGGGCTGGAACGTGGGCTGGGAAGATTGGGTAGGCAACTGGAAAGAGGAAGTGTTTGACTTTGTGACGCCCTACCCGGATTTTAACGTGGATGAGTTGCAGCACTACGCGGCCAGCAAAGGCGTGAAAATCATCATGCACCACGAAACCTCCGGCTCCGCGACCAACTACGAGCGGCGCCAGGATGCCGCCTACCGCTTTATGGACGAGCACGGCTACGACGCGGTGAAAACGGGGTACGTGGGCCGCATCATCCCGCGTGGCGAGCACCACGACGGGCAATGGATGGTTAATCATTACGTGCACACGGCGCAAAAAACGGCGGCGAGCCACATCATGGTGGACATGCACGAACCCGTGCGTTCGACTGGCCTGCACCGCACGTATCCTAACTGGCTGGCTTCGGAAGCCGCCCGCGGCAACGAGTTCAACGCCTTCAGCGACGGCAATGCTCCCGAGCACGAAACCATCCTGCCCTTTACGCGCCTGATGGGCGGGCCGATGGACTACACGCCCGGCATTTTCAAGCTCCAAGGCTACGCGGCCAGTGCCCCGAAGCGCCAGGTACATACCACTTTAGCTAAGCAACTGGCCCTGTACGTGACCATGTACAGCCCCTTGCAAATGGCGGCCGACCTACCCGAAAACTACAACCAGCACCTCGACGCTTTCCAATTCATCGAAGACGTGCCCGTGGACTGGGACGACACGCGCATTCTGGCCGCCGAGCCCGGCGATTATATCGTGACCGCCCGCAAGGCCAAGGGCAAGGAGGAGTGGTATTTGGGCGCCATCACCGACGAGCAGGCACGGCAGCAGACGGTGAAGTTAAATTTCCTGACTCCCGGCACCAAGTACGTAGCCACCATCTACGCCGACGCCAAGGACGCCGATTGGCAGAAGAACCCCGCAGCCTATCAAATTCGGCAGCAATCGGTAAACAGCCGCACGGCGCTCAAGCTACAATTGGCCCCCGGCGGCGGTGCAGCCATTAGTTTTAAGCCTGTTGCGAAGTAG
- a CDS encoding MFS transporter — protein MASRIKSIFSGSVGNLVEWYDWYIYSAFALYFAPAFFPKGDQTAQLLNSAAIFAVGFLMRPLGGWLLGLYADRHGRKAALLLSVLLMCAGSLLIALTPAYASIGVFAPVLLVVSRLLQGLSVGGEYGTSATYLSEMADRKNRGFFSSFQYVTLIAGQLLALVVQLALQKVLTDAQLHEWGWRIPFVIGALAALVALYLRQHMEETDAFVKQEETEVPQGEIVNNQKISKMRVLLQYPREVLTVVGLTLGGTIVFYTFTTYTQKFLVNTAGFTKAEATLISFWTLAVAMVLQPLMGAISDRVGRRPVLLFFGVGATLGTVPLMTLLGQTHTSWGAFGLLVVAMIIMSGYTSINAVVKAELFPTEIRALGVGLPYALTVAIFGGTAEYVALLAKDQGVEAWFYWYVTLCAVISLIVYLRMADTKHTSRITHD, from the coding sequence ATGGCCTCGCGCATCAAATCCATCTTCAGCGGCTCGGTGGGCAACTTGGTCGAGTGGTACGACTGGTACATTTACTCGGCGTTTGCGCTGTACTTCGCGCCGGCCTTTTTCCCCAAAGGCGACCAAACGGCGCAGCTGCTCAACTCTGCCGCCATCTTTGCAGTGGGATTTCTGATGCGGCCCTTAGGTGGTTGGTTATTAGGGCTTTATGCTGACCGGCACGGCCGTAAGGCAGCCTTGCTGCTATCGGTGCTGCTGATGTGCGCCGGCTCGCTGCTCATTGCGCTCACGCCGGCCTATGCCAGCATTGGCGTGTTTGCGCCGGTGCTGCTGGTCGTGTCGCGGTTGTTGCAGGGGCTAAGCGTAGGCGGCGAATACGGCACCTCCGCTACGTATCTGAGCGAGATGGCCGACCGCAAGAACCGCGGTTTCTTTTCCAGTTTTCAATACGTAACGCTCATTGCGGGGCAACTGCTGGCGCTGGTCGTGCAGCTGGCCTTACAGAAAGTGCTCACCGACGCGCAGCTGCACGAATGGGGCTGGCGCATTCCGTTTGTGATCGGGGCGCTCGCGGCCCTTGTGGCCCTGTACCTGCGGCAGCACATGGAGGAAACGGACGCTTTCGTGAAGCAGGAAGAAACTGAAGTGCCCCAAGGTGAAATTGTTAATAATCAGAAAATCAGCAAGATGCGGGTGCTGCTGCAGTACCCGCGCGAGGTGCTCACGGTGGTGGGCCTGACGCTGGGCGGCACCATCGTTTTCTACACTTTCACGACTTATACCCAAAAATTCCTGGTTAACACGGCCGGTTTCACCAAGGCCGAAGCCACCCTGATTTCCTTCTGGACGCTGGCCGTAGCCATGGTGCTGCAACCGCTCATGGGTGCCATTTCCGACCGCGTGGGCCGGCGGCCGGTGCTGCTGTTTTTTGGAGTAGGGGCCACCCTGGGCACCGTGCCCTTGATGACGCTGCTGGGCCAGACGCACACGAGTTGGGGCGCATTTGGCCTGCTGGTCGTGGCCATGATTATCATGAGCGGCTATACGTCCATCAACGCCGTGGTGAAGGCCGAGCTGTTCCCGACCGAGATCCGGGCGCTGGGCGTGGGCCTGCCGTATGCGCTCACCGTGGCCATCTTTGGCGGAACGGCCGAATACGTAGCGTTACTGGCTAAGGATCAGGGAGTTGAAGCTTGGTTTTATTGGTACGTAACCCTCTGCGCCGTGATTTCCCTGATCGTGTATCTGCGCATGGCCGACACCAAGCACACCTCGCGCATCACCCACGACTGA
- a CDS encoding 3-keto-disaccharide hydrolase — MKFSFLNLLAVVLISQSVHGQSVTSGAKQQSLFDGKTTKGWHTYLKPKAEPAWTVVQGALQLNPKAEGQGDLVTYGEYENFELTLEWNISAGGNSGIIFGVHEDPAFQATYETGVEMQILDDKSAEDNKKATHRAGSLYDMKAPAQNVVKPAGQWNLVKLRKQNGHLTFWLNGAKVVDTQMGSAEWKALLENSKFKTWKNFAAYPKGHIALQDHGHPVSFRNIKIELL; from the coding sequence ATGAAATTCTCCTTTCTCAATCTGCTGGCAGTGGTGTTGATTAGTCAAAGTGTTCATGGTCAGAGTGTTACCTCGGGGGCGAAACAGCAGTCGTTGTTTGACGGCAAAACCACCAAGGGCTGGCATACCTACCTGAAGCCCAAAGCCGAACCTGCCTGGACGGTTGTGCAGGGCGCGCTGCAACTCAATCCCAAAGCAGAAGGCCAAGGCGATTTGGTAACCTATGGCGAGTACGAAAACTTTGAATTGACCCTGGAGTGGAATATCTCCGCAGGGGGAAACAGCGGGATCATCTTTGGCGTGCACGAAGATCCTGCGTTTCAAGCCACTTACGAAACCGGAGTGGAAATGCAGATTCTGGACGATAAAAGCGCGGAAGACAACAAAAAAGCCACCCACCGGGCCGGCTCGCTGTATGATATGAAGGCCCCAGCCCAAAACGTAGTGAAACCAGCCGGCCAATGGAACTTGGTGAAATTACGCAAGCAAAACGGGCATCTGACTTTCTGGTTGAACGGCGCAAAAGTGGTCGATACGCAGATGGGCAGCGCCGAATGGAAAGCCCTGCTTGAGAACAGCAAATTCAAGACTTGGAAAAACTTTGCCGCCTATCCCAAAGGCCACATCGCGTTGCAGGATCATGGCCACCCGGTATCGTTTCGGAATATAAAAATCGAACTGCTTTAA